The segment CAAGGACGGCGTCCTCGACATCTGGTGCGGTAATCAGGCGCCGACCATCTTGCGCCAGCTTTGCGCCAATCAGATCGGCATCGAGCAGGACAAGATCACGGTGCACACCACCTTCCTTGGCGGCGGTTTCGGCCGCCGCATCGAGATGGACTATGCACTCTATGCGGCGCAGATGGCCAAGGAAACGGGCGGGCGTCCGATCAAGGTGACCTGGACCCGAGAGGAAGACACCCGGCACGACGCCTATCGCCCGGCTGCCGTCGGCAAATTCCAGGCGCGGCTTGGCGACGACGGCCTGCCGATCGCCCTTGACATAAAGCTGGCCTCGCCCTCGGTTATCGCAGGGGTGCTGCAGCGGCTGTTCCCCTCGATATCGCCGATCGGTCCCGACAAGACCATCGTCGACGGCGCCTTCGACCAGCCCTACACCATCCCGAACTACAGGGTGAGCGGCATTGCCGCGCCCGTCTCCATTCCCGCCGGCTTCTGGCGGTCGGTAGGCGCCTCGATCAACGGCTTCTTCCATGAAGGCTTCATGGACGAGATCGCGGTTGCCGGAAAAATCGATCCGGTCGAACTGCGCAAGAAATTGATGGCCGACCATCCGGCGGCGGTGAAGGTTGTCGAGAAGGTCGCCGAAATGGCGAACTGGGGCGAGGCGTTGCCGGCCGGCAAGGCCAAAGGGATTGCTTTCTCGCTGTCGTTCGGCAGCTGGGTCGCCGAGGTCGTCCAAGTGGCCGATACCCCTAACGGAATCCGGATTGAAAAGATGTGGATTGCCGCCGATGTCGGCACAGCACTTGACCCAGATATCATCAAGGCCCAGCTCACCTCCGCCGCCATTTACGGCCTGTCGGCGGCCATGAGTCAGGAAATCACCTTCGCTGACGGCGCTGTCGAACAATCCAACTTCCACGATTTCGACGCCATGCGGATCTTTCAATGCCCCGAGTTCGAAGTCGCTGTTCTGGAAAACTTCCACAAAATGGGCGGCGTTGGTGAGATTGGCACCCCCCCGGCGGCCCCCGCGCTTGCCAATGCCATCTTTGCGCTTACTGGCAAACGCATCAGGTCCTTGCCGTTGTCGAAGGAGGTGACCTTCGCATGAAAAAGTTCCTCATCATGCTGACGCCTGCTGCCATCATGTTCTGGGCGTCGCCTTTCGCAACCGCGCAGGAAGCCCGGCAGCCGGCGCCGGTCACCGTCGATGCTGCCAAAGGCCTGCCCGAATGGGACAAGATTTACGCAGTGTTCTCGCATCCGCGCTGCGCCGGCTGCCATGTCGCCGACGACCGGCCGCGCTGGTCGGACGCGCATTATGGCGGCACGCGCGTTCACGCCTTCAACGTCCAGCGCGGCTCCGACGGTTCCGGCTTCGGTAATCCGGGCCTGCGTTGCATGACCTGCCATTTCTCCAGTAATTCCAATGAATTGCATGGACCTCCCGGGGCCGAGAACTGGCATCTGGCGCCGGTCGAGATGGCCTGGTTCGAAGAATCCTCCGCGGAAATCTGCGCCCAGATCAAGGATCCCGCACGCAATGGCGGTCGCAGCTTACAGGATGTCGCGCTGCATGTCCGTGACGACAAGCTGGTCGCCTGGGGTTGGGCGCCGGGGGCGAATCGCGAGCCGGCGCCGGGCTCGGCAGAAGAGACTTATGTGACGATCGAAAGCTGGATGGCGGCGGGCGCGCCTTGCCCAGCGAAGTAATAACCCATCAACTTTTCTGACTATATTGCGGTGCAGCTTTAATGTAGAAGCTCGTTCGCCGATCACGGCAAGTTGAACGCGGCCTTGCGCGCACCCATATCGGCGACGCGCCCGAGTTAGAAGACGCGGCCTGGCCGAATCCCGCGCACTGGAAAAATGACGATGCCGAACTACAGGTTTCACAAGCTTGCAGCCATTGTTGTGCTTGTTGGTTTCGCTGCGTGGATGGCGACGGGCGAGTTCTCATCGGTCGGCAGCGCGGCCGCCGACAGCGAACCCAAGGCGGGGGAGGTCGAGCAGCCAAAGGCGGCTGACGCCGGCAAGGCCAAGCCCAATGCGGCAGAACAGCCCAAGGCGAGCTTGCGCACTGTCGCGACCATAACTCCGCCCAGGCGTAGCTATGCGCGCGCCATCCGGATTTCCGGTCTGACCGAAGCCGACAAGCGCGCTGTCCTGGCGACGCGCGTCGCCGGCATCATCGACAAGCTGCCGGTCAGCCAAGGCCAGCGCGTCAAGACCGGCGACCTCGTGCTGATGTTGGCAGCCGAGGAAAAGCTTTCGGCGGTCAGCAACGCCAAGCAGCTTCTGGTTCAGCGTCAGGCCGAACTCGATGCAGCATTGCGGCTGATGAAAACCGGCAATCTGCCCAAGCTGCAGCTCGACACCGCCCGCTCCAACCTGACGCTGGCCCAGTCGCACCTGGAAGCCGCGCAGGCCGAGCTTGACCGCAACGAGGTGAAGGCGCCGTTCGACGGCGTCATCGACCGGGTGCCGGTGGAGCTTGGCAGTTCCGTGATGCAGGGCGGCGAAGTGGCGACCATTCTGAGCCTCGATCCGG is part of the Mesorhizobium sp. L-2-11 genome and harbors:
- a CDS encoding efflux RND transporter periplasmic adaptor subunit; this encodes MPNYRFHKLAAIVVLVGFAAWMATGEFSSVGSAAADSEPKAGEVEQPKAADAGKAKPNAAEQPKASLRTVATITPPRRSYARAIRISGLTEADKRAVLATRVAGIIDKLPVSQGQRVKTGDLVLMLAAEEKLSAVSNAKQLLVQRQAELDAALRLMKTGNLPKLQLDTARSNLTLAQSHLEAAQAELDRNEVKAPFDGVIDRVPVELGSSVMQGGEVATILSLDPVIARGEVSERDLGYLKIGDKAKVRLVSGQNVEGTVRYISRDASSATRTFRVEIAIPNPDATIPAGMTAEIALSAQPTDAVMLPRSVVTLGDKGDLGIRAVDKDDKVVFFPIDLVDDTPTGLVLGGIPADARIIVAGQELVKEGEVVKPVEADQATIQKLLGEATAGTQ